In a single window of the Desulfovibrio sp. JC010 genome:
- the aroA gene encoding 3-phosphoshikimate 1-carboxyvinyltransferase, with protein MTSENVIVIKAPSSKSLSHRALIAGALSDGNTVVLDPLDSNDINRTMDCLSTMGAQFNIDGTATTVTGMDGGPKGGDKEPAVLEMRDSGTTCRLITALAGAGKGLFRVQGTPRMHDRPIGALTSALESQDVKVTFSDKEGYPPVTLEANGFKGREIDISLEESSQYVSGLLLGAPLADETTIINIIGKKAVSWPYVALTLNVMEDFRVKFEVQSRQDGEWKKVDWRKVEKVVPGEIRFVVEPSKFERDEYRVEGDWSNASYFLAAGAVGDNPVKIEGMNVNSLQGDKAIMYILQSMGAKIESDDHSVTVYPSKLHGVEVDMGKCPDLVPTVAVVASFADSPTTITNVAHLRIKECDRLEASAAEVMRAGGKAEITDDSITIIPAPLKKGERIVFTTYDDHRLAMCTAIFALAGIESIPEEPGCVAKSFPGFWDEWDKVKKGNGC; from the coding sequence ATGACTTCTGAAAACGTGATCGTAATTAAAGCCCCCTCATCCAAGTCGCTTTCGCACAGGGCACTCATCGCCGGGGCATTGTCTGATGGAAATACTGTTGTCCTTGATCCGCTGGACAGCAACGATATCAACCGGACCATGGATTGTCTGTCCACCATGGGCGCGCAGTTCAATATTGATGGAACAGCCACTACCGTAACGGGTATGGATGGCGGTCCCAAGGGCGGCGATAAGGAACCTGCGGTTCTGGAAATGCGTGATTCCGGCACCACCTGCCGTTTGATCACAGCCTTGGCCGGAGCAGGTAAAGGGCTTTTCCGGGTGCAGGGAACCCCGCGCATGCATGACCGTCCCATCGGGGCACTCACCAGCGCGCTGGAATCTCAGGATGTGAAGGTTACTTTTTCCGATAAGGAAGGTTATCCTCCGGTAACTCTTGAGGCCAATGGATTCAAGGGCAGGGAAATTGATATTTCACTTGAGGAGTCCAGCCAGTATGTTTCCGGCCTGCTGCTGGGCGCGCCGCTTGCCGATGAAACCACCATCATTAATATAATAGGCAAAAAGGCTGTTTCATGGCCCTATGTTGCTCTTACTTTGAACGTAATGGAAGATTTCCGGGTTAAATTCGAGGTTCAGAGCAGGCAGGACGGCGAATGGAAGAAGGTCGACTGGAGAAAAGTTGAGAAGGTTGTTCCCGGTGAAATCCGTTTCGTGGTCGAGCCTTCCAAGTTCGAGCGTGATGAATACCGGGTGGAAGGTGACTGGTCCAACGCTTCCTACTTCCTCGCTGCCGGGGCTGTAGGTGACAATCCTGTGAAGATTGAAGGAATGAACGTAAATTCACTTCAAGGTGACAAGGCAATCATGTACATCCTTCAATCCATGGGCGCGAAGATTGAGAGTGACGATCACAGCGTAACTGTGTATCCTTCCAAGCTTCACGGCGTGGAAGTGGACATGGGTAAATGTCCCGACCTCGTTCCCACTGTGGCTGTGGTTGCCTCTTTTGCGGACAGCCCCACCACCATCACCAATGTAGCCCACCTGCGCATCAAGGAATGCGACCGCCTCGAAGCTAGTGCTGCCGAGGTCATGCGCGCGGGCGGCAAGGCCGAGATCACCGATGATTCCATCACCATCATCCCGGCTCCGCTCAAGAAGGGCGAACGCATTGTCTTCACCACTTACGATGATCACCGCCTGGCCATGTGTACCGCTATTTTCGCGCTGGCAGGCATTGAATCCATTCCCGAAGAACCCGGCTGTGTTGCCAAATCCTTCCCCGGTTTCTGGGATGAATGGGATAAAGTTAAAAAAGGAAACGGTTGTTAG
- a CDS encoding prephenate dehydrogenase/arogenate dehydrogenase family protein, translating to MECEFEKIHSVAIVGSRGQMGGFLALTAERAGLMVYRFDTPLDEEKMARRLPDTDLVILCIPVTVMDEVLPVVIPHMKKGAILSDVGSVKGRPVQQMLRSYDGPVVGTHPLFGPIIPTDFEPTVALVAEREEDRSSMLAVQDFFQRLGFGAFESSVEEHDKAMAMIQALNFSSTIAFLACSREIPNIKKFVTPSFKRRLESARKMVTQDSDLFGTITDANQYSQEATRLFRSFLSLAAAGDMDLLADRASWWWRENNT from the coding sequence ATGGAGTGCGAGTTTGAAAAAATTCATAGTGTAGCCATCGTCGGGTCTCGCGGCCAGATGGGGGGCTTCCTCGCGCTCACTGCCGAACGGGCCGGACTGATGGTCTACCGTTTCGACACACCGCTGGATGAGGAGAAGATGGCCCGCCGTCTGCCGGATACCGATCTGGTTATCCTGTGTATCCCGGTGACGGTCATGGACGAGGTGTTGCCCGTGGTCATCCCGCATATGAAGAAGGGCGCGATCCTTTCTGACGTGGGTTCGGTAAAAGGCCGTCCGGTGCAGCAGATGCTGCGTTCCTATGATGGTCCCGTGGTCGGCACCCATCCGCTCTTCGGACCAATTATTCCCACTGATTTCGAACCCACCGTGGCCCTTGTTGCCGAGCGGGAGGAAGACCGTTCTTCCATGCTGGCAGTGCAGGATTTTTTCCAGCGTCTCGGTTTCGGAGCGTTTGAATCTTCCGTTGAAGAGCACGACAAGGCCATGGCCATGATTCAGGCCCTGAACTTCAGTTCAACCATCGCCTTTCTGGCCTGTTCACGGGAAATTCCCAATATCAAAAAATTTGTAACCCCCTCTTTTAAGCGCAGACTGGAATCCGCGCGTAAGATGGTTACTCAGGACAGCGATCTATTCGGGACAATCACTGACGCCAACCAGTACAGTCAGGAAGCGACCCGTCTGTTCCGTTCTTTTCTCTCCCTTGCAGCCGCAGGTGACATGGATCTGCTTGCAGACCGTGCTTCCTGGTGGTGGCGTGAAAACAATACCTAG